One genomic region from Bos javanicus breed banteng chromosome 14, ARS-OSU_banteng_1.0, whole genome shotgun sequence encodes:
- the AZIN1 gene encoding antizyme inhibitor 1 isoform X2 — protein MKGFIDDANYSVGLLDEGTNLGNVIDNYVYEHTLTGKNAFFVGDLGKIVKKHSQWQNIVAQIKPFYTVKCNSTPAVLEILAALGTGFACSSKTEMALVQELGVSPENIIYISPCKQVSQIKYAAKVGVNIMTCDNEVELKKIARNHPNAKVLLHIATEDSIGGGEGNMKFGTTLKNCRHLLECAKELDVQIIGVKFHVSSACKESQVYVHALSDARCVFDMAGEFGFTMNMLDIGGGFTGTEFQLEEVNHVISPLLDVYFPEGSGIKIISEPGSYFVSSAFTLAVNIVAKKVVENDKFSSGGKTGSDEPAFMYYMNDGVYGSFASKLSEDLNTIPEVHKKYKADEPLFTSSLWGPSCDELDQIVENCLLPELNVGDWLIFDNMGADSVHEPSAFNDFQRPAIYYMMSYSDWYEMQDAGATSDTTMKSFFFVPSCIQLSQEDNFPTEA, from the exons ATGAAAGGATTTATTGACGATGCAAACTACTCCGTTGGCCTGTTGGATGAAGGAACAAACCTTGGAAATGTTATTGATAACTATGTTTATGAACATACCCTG ACagggaaaaatgcattttttgtGGGAGATCTTGGAAAGATTGTGAAGAAGCACAGCCAATGGCAGAACATAGTGGCTCAGATAAAGCCGTTCTATACGGTGAAGTGCAACTCCACTCCAGCTGTGCTTGAGATTTTGGCAGCTCTTGGAACTGGATTTGCTTGTTCTAGTAAA aCTGAAATGGCTTTAGTGCAAGAATTGGGTGTATCTCCAGAAAACATCATTTACATAAGTCCTTGCAAGCAAGTGTCTCAGATAAAGTATGCAGCAAAAGTTGGAGTTAATATCATGACATGTGACAATGAAGTTGAATTGAAGAAAATTGCACGTAACCACCCAAATGCCAA GGTCTTACTACATATTGCAACAGAAGATAGTATTGGAGGTGGAGAGGGTAACATGAAGTTTGGCACTACCCTGAAGAACTGTAGGCATCTTTTGGAATGTGCTAAGGAACTTGATGTCCAAATTATTGGAGTTAA ATTTCATGTTTCAAGTGCTTGCAAAGAATCTCAAGTATATGTACATGCTCTATCTGATGCGCGATGTGTGTTTGACATGGCT GGAGAATTTGGCTTCACGATGAACATGTTAGACATTGGTGGGGGCTTCACAGGAACTGAGTTTCAACTGGAAGAG GTTAATCATGTTATCAGCCCTTTGTTGGATGTCTACTTTCCTGAAGGATCTGGCATCAAGATAATTTCTGAACCTGGAAGCTactttgtgtcttctgcatttacACTTGCAGTTAATATCGTTGCAAAGAAAGTTGTTGAAAATGATAAGTTTTCCTCTGGAG gaAAGACCGGAAGTGATGAACCAGCCTTCATGTATTATATGAATGATGGTGTTTATGGTTCTTTTGCAAGTAAACTGTCTGAGGACTTAAATACCATTCCAGAGGTTCATAAG AAATACAAGGCAGATGAGCCTCTGTTTACAAGCAGCCTTTGGGGTCCATCCTGTGATGAGCTTGATCAAATTGTGGAAAACTGTCTTCTTCCTGAGCTGAATGTGGGAGATTGGCTTATCTTTGATAACATGGGAGCAGATTCTGTCCATGAACCATCTGCTTTCAATGATTTTCAGAGGCCAGCTATTTATTACATGATGTCCTACAGTGATTG GTATGAGATGCAGGACGCTGGGGCAACTTCAGACACAACAATGAAGAGCTTTTTCTTTGTGCCTTCTTGCATTCAGCTGAGCCAAGAAGACAACTTTCCCACTGAAGCTTAA
- the AZIN1 gene encoding antizyme inhibitor 1 isoform X1: MKGFIDDANYSVGLLDEGTNLGNVIDNYVYEHTLTGKNAFFVGDLGKIVKKHSQWQNIVAQIKPFYTVKCNSTPAVLEILAALGTGFACSSKTEMALVQELGVSPENIIYISPCKQVSQIKYAAKVGVNIMTCDNEVELKKIARNHPNAKVLLHIATEDSIGGGEGNMKFGTTLKNCRHLLECAKELDVQIIGVKFHVSSACKESQVYVHALSDARCVFDMAGEFGFTMNMLDIGGGFTGTEFQLEEVNHVISPLLDVYFPEGSGIKIISEPGSYFVSSAFTLAVNIVAKKVVENDKFSSGVGKTGSDEPAFMYYMNDGVYGSFASKLSEDLNTIPEVHKKYKADEPLFTSSLWGPSCDELDQIVENCLLPELNVGDWLIFDNMGADSVHEPSAFNDFQRPAIYYMMSYSDWYEMQDAGATSDTTMKSFFFVPSCIQLSQEDNFPTEA, encoded by the exons ATGAAAGGATTTATTGACGATGCAAACTACTCCGTTGGCCTGTTGGATGAAGGAACAAACCTTGGAAATGTTATTGATAACTATGTTTATGAACATACCCTG ACagggaaaaatgcattttttgtGGGAGATCTTGGAAAGATTGTGAAGAAGCACAGCCAATGGCAGAACATAGTGGCTCAGATAAAGCCGTTCTATACGGTGAAGTGCAACTCCACTCCAGCTGTGCTTGAGATTTTGGCAGCTCTTGGAACTGGATTTGCTTGTTCTAGTAAA aCTGAAATGGCTTTAGTGCAAGAATTGGGTGTATCTCCAGAAAACATCATTTACATAAGTCCTTGCAAGCAAGTGTCTCAGATAAAGTATGCAGCAAAAGTTGGAGTTAATATCATGACATGTGACAATGAAGTTGAATTGAAGAAAATTGCACGTAACCACCCAAATGCCAA GGTCTTACTACATATTGCAACAGAAGATAGTATTGGAGGTGGAGAGGGTAACATGAAGTTTGGCACTACCCTGAAGAACTGTAGGCATCTTTTGGAATGTGCTAAGGAACTTGATGTCCAAATTATTGGAGTTAA ATTTCATGTTTCAAGTGCTTGCAAAGAATCTCAAGTATATGTACATGCTCTATCTGATGCGCGATGTGTGTTTGACATGGCT GGAGAATTTGGCTTCACGATGAACATGTTAGACATTGGTGGGGGCTTCACAGGAACTGAGTTTCAACTGGAAGAG GTTAATCATGTTATCAGCCCTTTGTTGGATGTCTACTTTCCTGAAGGATCTGGCATCAAGATAATTTCTGAACCTGGAAGCTactttgtgtcttctgcatttacACTTGCAGTTAATATCGTTGCAAAGAAAGTTGTTGAAAATGATAAGTTTTCCTCTGGAG taggaAAGACCGGAAGTGATGAACCAGCCTTCATGTATTATATGAATGATGGTGTTTATGGTTCTTTTGCAAGTAAACTGTCTGAGGACTTAAATACCATTCCAGAGGTTCATAAG AAATACAAGGCAGATGAGCCTCTGTTTACAAGCAGCCTTTGGGGTCCATCCTGTGATGAGCTTGATCAAATTGTGGAAAACTGTCTTCTTCCTGAGCTGAATGTGGGAGATTGGCTTATCTTTGATAACATGGGAGCAGATTCTGTCCATGAACCATCTGCTTTCAATGATTTTCAGAGGCCAGCTATTTATTACATGATGTCCTACAGTGATTG GTATGAGATGCAGGACGCTGGGGCAACTTCAGACACAACAATGAAGAGCTTTTTCTTTGTGCCTTCTTGCATTCAGCTGAGCCAAGAAGACAACTTTCCCACTGAAGCTTAA